In Palaemon carinicauda isolate YSFRI2023 chromosome 1, ASM3689809v2, whole genome shotgun sequence, the genomic stretch agctcttgtctttgtgagatttcgcctgggtctgtgatcccgaggttgttaagagaatccagacattaatatatcaaaaatatatatggcttatttgaatatatatatatatatatatatatatatatatatatatacatacatatatatatatatatacattgtatatatatatatatacatacatatatatatatatatatatatatatatatatatatatatatacatgtatatatatatatatatatatatatatatatatatatatatatatatatatatatacatacatacatatatatatatacatacatacatacatatatatgtatatatatatatatatatatatatatatatatatatatatatatatatatatatatatatatatatatatatatatatatacatacatatatatatatatatatatataaatatgagagagagagagagagagagagagagagagagagagagagagagagagagagagagagagagacgtggtaaCACGAAGTATTCTGGTAAAATAAAAACTATTCTATGAAGAGAACCTATTTGTCATTATTTTATCCGCCTACATTTTGTTGAACGGACTGACTTTGCACTTACTCGCAGGAAGTtataacactttaaaaaaaaaaaaaaaaaaaaagaaaaaaaagagtccaggatgtcgtcgagtgagagagagagatatataaagaCATTTCCTCTCGAAAAAGTCATACTCACAGGTGATCCTCCAACTCAGCAGGTGAAAAGAGAAAGATGTCAGCCGCTCTATTCTTCCAGATCTTCCTGTTCGGTATAGCGACCGTGAGCGCCCGGTATTGTacaggtaatatctctctctctctcctttttcagcaggtacaaaattaatattaaaataacggTCAGTGACATTCAGTCGAGGCAAATAATCAACGTGCAATTCACTGTCATATTGTGGGATTATATGATTTATCGTTTTAATTATTcctttcgattaaaaaaaaaaaaaaaaactacgctgTACACTATTTTTCAACCAAAAACTAGAAGACGGACGATAAGCTGATTTTTATGCCATACTTGTACAGAATTATCCTGTCTTTAAAACATAATCAACCAAATCACTAATCACAAGCCAAGCAATTTCATCCAAAGGAGAGAACAGATGAAGAGTTTGAATTTCCAATAACTTCATAAACTTGCTATAATCCGATACATTGATAACTTTTTAAAATTTCCCACAATCAAAAGTAAAAGTGCCTGAGTTATTAAGGAAAGTTATTTTGGCCCCAAGAGTGTCTAGTatttctttattctaattgttttcaaataatgtCGGGTGTTTTATTACTCAAGGAGATGTGGATATACTTTTAATTTTCACCTCTGATACAAATTCATATTGTGTTTTTATTCTAGGTTTGGCATGTTATATGCATGGGGTTTTCTGAGCCCCTTACGAAAATGCacgaaatattataataatatatgtagatacattatatatatgtgtgtgtgtatatatatatatatatatatatatatatatatatatatatatatatatatatatatatgtatatatatatatatatatatatatatatatatatatatatatatgtatatatatatatatatatatatatatatatatatatatatatatatatatatatatatcttgtttactATAATAACATAGCTATTTCTCTACCAATAAGAGAGAGAGTACCGAGACGAACCAAGCCGTCTCAGATGTTCCGAACTCCTGTATGAAATAGAGCCACCGGAGGGAGGAAAAAGGGCCATGTCGGAACAAGTCAAAAACTGTTCTATGGAGAATGGATACAACTTCCCAGATCTGACAAGTAAGCAGtgcttcattgagagagagagagagagagagagagagagagagagagagagagagagagagagagagagagagagagagagagagcacttcccTTATCTTTCGCCATTATTCAATGCATGAGATAGTTAACCATTCGACATTACTCAACGCATGAGGTAGTTAATGTTTCGACATTATTCAATGCATGATATAGTTAATCTTTCGCCATTATTCAGTGCATGAGATATTTAACCTTTTGACATTATTCAATGCATGACTTAGCTAACCTTTTGCCATCATTCAATGCATGCGATAGTTAATCTTTCGCCATTATTCACTGAATGAGATAGTTAATTTTTCACCATTATTCATTACATGAGATAGTTTATCTTTCGCCATTATTCAATGCATAAGATAGTTAATCTTTCACTTTTATTCTCTGCATGAGATAGTTAACCTTTCAACATTATTCAATGCATGAGATAGTTAATCTTCCACCATTATTCACTGCACGAAACAGTTAAGCTTTCGACATTATTCAATGCATGAGATAGTTAATATTTCGCCATTAATCAATGCATGAGATAGTTAATATTTCACCATTATTCAATGCATGAGATAGTTGATCTTTCGACATTATTCAATGCATGATAGATAAAATTCACCTCCTTCTCTTCTAGACTAGCAGATATATAGCAtgcttttaattgtatttttttttttttacctactgaAGATAACACCCGGTTTtgcttataagaaaatatatatgataatcataTAGATTAGCCTATTTGTAATTATAAAACCAAAAAACATTAACTTTACTGAATGAATTTCACTTCTGAAATACCtttctataaaagagaaaaaactacATTCCCAGCCATTCCTACCATGATCCTCATAAGATTTTGCACGAATAACGATCCTTCACTTAATCTACTTTGGTTGGAATTGATCAAAATCTTCTACTTCTTTCCCACCGATATCCCTACATTTTAGTGTCGGTTGCTTGATGAGGCCTCTtcaatgacttctatcaaaggcatcttccagctttcaccaaacctcttctcttcatatcatccttcacctcatctcgccatctaattctctgcctccctctcggtcTTCTCCCATTACACGTTCCTCCCAAGGCCTTCTGACTCCCTTCCTACCATACATCCTCAacacgaatctttttttttttttttttcagaaaggacGAGGCGTACACGGGACACATACTTTATACCGGATGTCGTGAAGAACTGCATGGAAACAAGTCTTTTAAAAATACTGAATCTGGTAAGCATCCGGTTATAGAtatatccaaggtctatagactacATGTATAGACCTTGGATATATCTGTTTGAAGCTCCGTATTCTTCGCCCTTCGTGTCCTTGGGGAAGCATTCTCTCATAATTTTACGCAtgatttaaatttaatatttagaTAATATAATATCCCTTCTTTCTAATAACTTTTCTTAGTTATAACGTATGATACCTATGAAGCCTGCATACAATTCCTGATTTAATATTCACATCTCTAAGGAGATTAATCACcaattattaatttcattcttttccTTCATCGAAGCAGTACTTTTATATACAACTGAGAAGAAAGGACAAAATCTCAAATTAAAATTCAAGATCAAATAGATTAGTATCGTATAATTAGTCTAAATATTTTTTGTCTGTGTTATTGCCTATAGCCAAAGAGCTACAACATTCCATCGAGTTTTTTAACTATTCGCCCATTTTATACCAAAGTAACACATTTTAAGAAACCGCATTTGAGCGATGTCCATAACACAAATTGCAGTAAATATAGTTCTAAATTTTAAATTTTGACGACCCCTTCAGGATTATGCATGCCACTTCAATTAATCTAAAAAATACACCAAAACAATACTACTTCACCAGCCATATTTGGTTAGCATATTCTAGTGATATGATGCTAAGAGTGTCCATTAACATGAAGTGTAAGATGGATAGAAATTAAGATaagtaacgtgaaaaaaaaaaaaaaaaaaaaaaaaaaaaaaaaaaaaaaaaaaaaaagaagagacaaATTTACACCAGATTAACTTTGCATACGTTTTCTTAGGCAATTTATTATGCTTTTATATATGATCGAGCGCAATGACCTTATTCACGACTTTTAATTAATCCTTCCaatttcacttttccttgttttctcAAAACAGATCTAATTAATTTATTCAACTTTTCGTGTTCGTTTGCTTCATAACACAAACAAAGAAATTTATTAAACAATTATCTGAACATCATAAATTCTCACTGGAAATGTTGATGTTCCCACCATTTtaaaaacatgaaatgaaaacCTCAACTCCTAAGAGCAACTTCCTAAGATCTACAAGAGATAACATTCGAATTTCATTACTAAAATGAACCAATATAAGAGAAGAAGTTACCTTAAATCATGATCATTGGCATATTTTCAATATCAAGTCCAAATCTATCTTTCCCTCTCCTCACATCTGTTTATTTGTATTAATACAATGTAAACGCCAGGAATGgcctttctttaaataaaaaatttacattCCCAGATTGACGACTCTGGGATCATTGACAAAAACGAAACGGTGTTATTCTTTTCAAAAGTTATTTCTGGAAACAACGTCGCAAAGCAAATGGACATAACGGAAAGCCAGGAAACCGCCATTCAAGAGAGGATGTCCGAATGCATAACTTGCGCTAATGACCAAGAACTGAAGGTAAGAAAATTCTAAATACAATTGCCTATTTTCTTACTTGTAAGCTCATAAtattccacgcacacacacacacacacacacacacatatatatatatatatatatatatatatatatatatatatatatatatatatatatatatatacacacacactatcttCCTTCTCCACTGGTCTTGGAGCCACTTGTTGACCCATGACCGCTCTTGATAGATTATTCCAATCT encodes the following:
- the LOC137644341 gene encoding uncharacterized protein, giving the protein MSAALFFQIFLFGIATVSARYCTEREYRDEPSRLRCSELLYEIEPPEGGKRAMSEQVKNCSMENGYNFPDLTKRTRRTRDTYFIPDVVKNCMETSLLKILNLIDDSGIIDKNETVLFFSKVISGNNVAKQMDITESQETAIQERMSECITCANDQELKGLSFHTCTINECIGILMETNEQLETVQYKQRSPLSKKKRD